The proteins below are encoded in one region of Pseudomonas putida NBRC 14164:
- a CDS encoding tripartite tricarboxylate transporter permease — MDTLSYLGQGFGVALTPYNLVTALSGTLIGTVVGLLPGLGPINGVALLIPIAFALGLPPESALILLAAVYLGCEYGGRISSILLNIPGEASTVMTTLDGYPMARQGLAGVALSLSAWSSFIGALIATCGMVLFAPLLAKWAIAFGPAEYFVLMVFAIVALGGMAGDKPLKTFIAALIGLFLSAVGIDANSGVYRFTGDSVHLADGIQFVVLVLGLFSISEILLLLEKTHHGHQAVKATGRMLFNFKEAASVFVVNIRCGLLGFIMGVLPGAGATLASAVAYMTEKRLAGESGKFGKGDARGLAAPETAIGASCCGALVPMLTLGVPGSGTTAVMIGALTLYNITPGPLLFEQQPDIVWGLIASLFVANIMLVILNIPMIRIFTRILAVPNWALVPVIAIITAIGVYAVHATTFDLFLMVGIGIMGYILRKLDFPLSPILLGFILGGLMEQNLRRALSISNGELGILWSSPISMGVWALVALMLALPLLRIWRKRSLQRRALADA, encoded by the coding sequence ATGGATACCTTGAGCTACCTGGGCCAGGGCTTCGGCGTTGCCCTGACCCCTTACAACCTGGTCACTGCCCTCTCCGGTACCCTGATCGGCACGGTGGTCGGCCTGCTGCCGGGCCTGGGCCCGATCAACGGCGTGGCCCTGCTTATCCCCATCGCCTTCGCCCTGGGCCTGCCGCCAGAGTCTGCGCTGATCCTGCTGGCCGCGGTGTACCTGGGCTGCGAATACGGCGGGCGTATCAGCTCGATTCTGCTGAACATCCCGGGCGAAGCCTCGACTGTGATGACCACCCTGGACGGCTACCCGATGGCTCGCCAAGGCCTGGCGGGCGTCGCACTGTCGCTGTCGGCCTGGAGTTCGTTCATCGGCGCCCTCATCGCCACCTGCGGCATGGTGCTGTTCGCCCCGCTGCTGGCGAAATGGGCCATCGCTTTCGGCCCGGCGGAATACTTCGTACTGATGGTGTTTGCCATCGTCGCCCTGGGTGGCATGGCAGGTGACAAACCGCTAAAAACCTTCATTGCCGCACTGATCGGCCTGTTCCTTTCGGCGGTCGGCATCGATGCCAACAGCGGCGTCTACCGCTTCACCGGTGACAGCGTACACCTGGCCGACGGCATCCAGTTCGTGGTGCTGGTGCTAGGCCTGTTCTCCATCAGTGAAATCCTGCTGCTGCTGGAAAAGACCCACCATGGTCACCAGGCGGTAAAAGCTACCGGCCGCATGCTGTTCAACTTCAAGGAAGCGGCTTCGGTATTCGTGGTCAACATCCGTTGCGGCCTGCTTGGTTTCATCATGGGCGTTCTGCCCGGCGCCGGCGCGACGCTGGCCAGTGCCGTGGCCTACATGACCGAGAAACGCCTGGCCGGGGAAAGCGGCAAGTTCGGCAAAGGCGATGCCCGTGGCCTGGCAGCGCCGGAAACTGCCATTGGTGCGTCCTGCTGTGGCGCCTTGGTCCCGATGCTGACCCTGGGCGTACCGGGCTCTGGCACCACGGCCGTGATGATCGGCGCCCTGACCCTGTACAACATCACCCCTGGCCCACTGCTGTTCGAACAGCAGCCGGACATCGTCTGGGGCCTGATCGCTTCGCTGTTCGTCGCCAACATCATGCTGGTGATCCTCAACATCCCGATGATCCGCATCTTCACGCGCATCCTCGCCGTGCCAAACTGGGCGCTGGTGCCAGTGATCGCCATCATCACGGCCATTGGCGTATACGCCGTGCATGCCACCACCTTCGACCTGTTCCTGATGGTCGGCATCGGCATCATGGGTTACATCCTGCGCAAGCTGGACTTCCCACTGTCGCCGATCCTGCTCGGTTTCATCCTGGGCGGGCTGATGGAGCAGAACCTGCGCCGTGCACTCTCGATCTCCAACGGTGAACTGGGCATCCTCTGGTCGAGCCCGATCAGCATGGGCGTCTGGGCGTTGGTGGCGCTGATGCTCGCCCTGCCGCTGCTGCGCATCTGGCGTAAACGCAGCCTGCAGCGTCGGGCCCTGGCCGATGCCTGA
- a CDS encoding tripartite tricarboxylate transporter TctB family protein, with product MILQRIFALVLLAVCAALAVMAWPYQAAFSYEPVGPRAYPLLMLGLMGLGLLYLVFRPTPIVRKDDEPELDRETLTKITACVGLLIVFAATFEALGFILSAILVGLPMARLYGGRWLHSALVVVGMSLLLYWLFDRVMDVPLPLGLLSVLEN from the coding sequence ATGATCCTGCAACGCATCTTCGCCCTGGTCCTGCTGGCGGTGTGCGCCGCCCTGGCCGTGATGGCCTGGCCCTACCAGGCGGCGTTTTCCTATGAACCGGTGGGCCCGCGTGCCTATCCGCTGCTGATGCTCGGCCTGATGGGCCTGGGCCTGTTGTACCTGGTGTTCCGCCCCACGCCCATCGTGCGCAAGGACGACGAACCGGAACTGGACCGCGAAACCCTGACCAAGATCACCGCCTGCGTCGGCCTGCTGATCGTCTTCGCGGCCACCTTCGAAGCCTTGGGCTTCATCCTCAGCGCCATCCTTGTCGGCCTGCCCATGGCCCGCCTGTATGGCGGCCGCTGGCTGCACAGCGCCCTCGTGGTCGTCGGCATGAGCCTGCTGCTCTACTGGCTGTTCGACCGCGTGATGGACGTGCCCCTGCCCCTTGGCCTGCTGAGCGTACTGGAGAACTGA
- a CDS encoding Bug family tripartite tricarboxylate transporter substrate binding protein yields MTFSLRRLVLATGCLLLAGNALAAEPKRPECIAPASPGGGFDLTCKLVQSALVQEKILSKPMRVTYMPGGVGAVAYNAVVAQRPADADTLVAWSSGSLLNLAQGKFGRFDENAVKWLAAVGTSYGAIAVKSDSPYKTLDDLVAALKKDPSKVVIGSGGTVGSQDWMQTALIAKAAGINPRDLRYVALEGGGEIATALLGGHIQVGSTDISDSMPHIQSGNMRILAVFSENRLDEPEMKDIPTAKEQGYDIVWPVVRGFYLGPKVSDEDYAWWKASFDKMLASQDFAELRDQRELFPFAMTGEELDGYVKKQVADYKALAKEFGLIQ; encoded by the coding sequence ATGACCTTTTCACTGCGCCGCCTCGTCCTCGCTACCGGCTGCCTGCTGCTGGCCGGCAACGCCCTTGCCGCCGAACCGAAACGCCCTGAATGCATCGCCCCCGCCTCGCCCGGCGGTGGCTTCGACCTGACCTGCAAGCTGGTGCAAAGCGCCCTGGTGCAGGAAAAGATCCTCAGCAAGCCGATGCGCGTCACCTACATGCCCGGCGGTGTCGGCGCGGTGGCCTACAACGCCGTGGTCGCTCAACGCCCGGCCGATGCCGACACCCTGGTGGCCTGGTCCAGTGGCTCCCTGCTGAACCTGGCTCAAGGCAAGTTCGGCCGCTTCGACGAGAACGCCGTGAAATGGCTGGCAGCTGTCGGCACCAGCTACGGCGCCATCGCGGTGAAAAGCGACTCGCCCTACAAGACCCTCGACGACCTGGTCGCGGCCTTGAAGAAAGACCCCAGCAAGGTGGTGATCGGCTCTGGCGGCACCGTCGGCAGCCAGGACTGGATGCAAACCGCATTGATCGCCAAGGCCGCCGGCATCAACCCGCGTGACCTGCGCTATGTTGCCCTGGAAGGCGGTGGCGAAATTGCCACGGCGCTGCTGGGCGGCCATATCCAGGTCGGCTCTACCGACATCTCCGACTCCATGCCGCACATCCAGAGCGGCAACATGCGCATCCTGGCGGTGTTCTCGGAAAACCGCCTGGACGAGCCCGAGATGAAAGACATCCCTACCGCCAAGGAGCAGGGCTACGACATCGTCTGGCCGGTAGTGCGCGGCTTCTACCTGGGGCCAAAGGTGAGCGACGAGGACTACGCATGGTGGAAGGCATCGTTCGACAAGATGCTGGCCTCGCAAGACTTCGCCGAGCTGCGTGACCAGCGCGAGCTGTTCCCGTTCGCCATGACCGGCGAAGAGCTGGACGGCTATGTGAAGAAGCAAGTGGCCGACTACAAGGCACTGGCCAAGGAATTTGGCCTGATCCAGTAA
- a CDS encoding OprD family porin: protein MLSSQPQAFAPTRSFAARPSAIASALALAGVAPMSQAAFFEDSTATFETRNMYFNRDFRDGTSAQQSKRDEWAQGFILNFESGYTDGTVGFGLDALGMLGVKLDSSPDRTDTGLLPTHDDGKAADEYSKLGLTGKVKISQTELKLGTLIPELPTLQPNDGRILPQTFEGGLLTSKEIKGLTFTGGRLDKAKDRNDTNWKDLALNNKNGRFGGTFSADNLALAGLDYQFTDRITGSYHFAQLDDIYRQHFIGMVATQPWGPGTLGADLRLAVSDDAGAAKAGNIDNTTVNGMLSYALGGHKVSAAWQQLSGDSAFPYVDGADPYLVNFVQINDFAGADERSWQARYDYNFAALGVPGLTFMTRYISGDNVSRAAGGEGKEWERNTELKYVVQSGPLKNVAVRLRNATFRSNFARDADEVRLLVSYSVALW, encoded by the coding sequence ATGCTGTCATCGCAGCCGCAGGCGTTCGCGCCTACCCGTTCCTTTGCCGCACGCCCCTCTGCCATCGCCAGCGCCCTCGCGCTTGCCGGTGTCGCCCCGATGAGCCAGGCCGCCTTCTTCGAAGACAGCACGGCCACCTTCGAAACCCGCAACATGTACTTCAACCGCGACTTCCGCGATGGCACCAGCGCGCAGCAATCCAAGCGCGACGAGTGGGCCCAGGGCTTCATCCTCAATTTCGAGTCCGGCTACACCGATGGCACCGTAGGCTTCGGTCTGGACGCATTGGGTATGCTCGGCGTCAAGCTCGACTCCAGCCCCGACCGCACCGATACCGGCCTGCTGCCGACCCATGATGACGGCAAGGCCGCCGACGAATACTCCAAGCTGGGCCTCACCGGCAAGGTTAAGATTTCCCAGACCGAACTCAAGCTCGGCACACTGATCCCTGAGCTGCCGACGCTGCAGCCCAACGATGGGCGCATCCTGCCGCAAACCTTCGAGGGCGGCCTGCTCACTTCGAAAGAGATAAAGGGCCTGACCTTCACGGGCGGGCGCCTGGACAAGGCCAAGGACCGCAACGACACCAATTGGAAAGACCTGGCGCTGAACAACAAGAACGGCCGCTTTGGTGGCACGTTCAGCGCCGACAACCTGGCCCTGGCCGGCCTGGACTACCAGTTCACCGACCGCATCACCGGCAGCTACCACTTCGCCCAGCTCGACGACATCTACCGCCAGCACTTCATCGGCATGGTCGCCACCCAACCCTGGGGGCCGGGCACCTTGGGCGCCGACCTGCGCCTGGCAGTGAGTGACGATGCTGGCGCTGCCAAAGCCGGCAACATCGACAACACCACCGTCAACGGCATGCTCAGCTACGCCCTGGGCGGGCACAAGGTCAGCGCCGCCTGGCAGCAGCTGTCCGGCGACAGCGCCTTCCCGTATGTCGATGGCGCCGACCCGTACCTGGTCAACTTCGTCCAGATCAACGACTTCGCCGGTGCCGACGAGCGTTCCTGGCAGGCGCGTTACGACTACAACTTTGCCGCGCTCGGCGTACCCGGCCTGACCTTCATGACCCGCTACATCAGCGGTGACAACGTCAGCCGTGCCGCCGGTGGCGAAGGCAAAGAGTGGGAACGCAACACCGAACTGAAGTACGTGGTACAAAGCGGCCCGTTGAAGAACGTCGCCGTGCGCCTGCGCAATGCCACCTTCCGCTCCAACTTCGCCCGCGACGCGGACGAAGTGAGGCTGCTGGTGAGCTACAGCGTAGCGCTGTGGTAA
- a CDS encoding response regulator, with product MRVLLVEDHLQLAESVAQALKSHGLTVDVLHDGVAADLALASEEYAVVVLDVGLPRMDGFEVLARLRGRGKTVPVLMLTARSDVKDRVHGLNLGADDYLAKPFELTELEARVKALLRRSVLGGERQQRCGPLVYDLDTRRFALGDDNLTLTSREQSVLEALIARPGRVMSKEQLAAQVFGLDEEASPDAIEIYIHRLRKKLDGHPVAIVTFRGLGYLLEHRDA from the coding sequence ATGCGTGTGCTGCTGGTCGAAGACCATCTGCAACTGGCCGAAAGCGTGGCCCAGGCCTTGAAAAGCCACGGCCTGACCGTGGATGTGCTGCATGACGGCGTGGCCGCCGACCTGGCCCTGGCCAGCGAGGAATACGCCGTGGTCGTGCTGGATGTCGGCTTGCCACGCATGGACGGCTTCGAGGTACTGGCGCGCCTGCGCGGCCGTGGCAAGACCGTGCCGGTGCTGATGCTGACTGCCCGCAGTGACGTCAAGGACCGTGTCCATGGCCTGAACCTGGGTGCGGACGACTACCTGGCCAAACCGTTCGAGCTGACCGAGCTGGAAGCACGGGTCAAAGCCTTGCTGCGCCGCAGTGTGCTAGGTGGAGAGCGCCAGCAACGTTGCGGGCCGCTGGTCTACGACCTGGATACCCGGCGCTTCGCCCTGGGCGACGACAACCTGACCCTGACCTCGCGCGAGCAAAGCGTGCTGGAAGCGCTGATCGCCCGCCCGGGCCGGGTGATGAGCAAGGAGCAACTGGCTGCCCAGGTATTCGGCCTGGACGAAGAAGCCAGCCCCGACGCCATCGAAATCTACATCCACCGCCTGCGCAAGAAGCTCGATGGCCACCCGGTGGCCATCGTCACCTTCCGCGGCCTGGGCTACCTGCTAGAGCACCGCGATGCGTGA
- a CDS encoding sensor histidine kinase encodes MRDNGSLRGRLLGNLALLLVVLMLASGLSAYWNGREAADTAYDRTLLASARTIAAGLSQRDGSLSADVPYVALDTFAYDSAGRIYYQVLDIKQRLISGYENLPPPPPGTPRTDDYPALARFYNATYLGQDVRVVSLLKAVSEPNMNGMAEIRVAETEEARVRMARGLMADTLLRLGMLALGALVMVWFAVSAALRPLERLRTAVEERQPDDLRALPVVQVQRELSPLVRALNHFTERLRGQFERQAQFIADAAHELRTPLAALKARVELGLRSSEPQEWRQTLESAAQGTDKLTHLANQLLSLARVENGARAIAEGGAQRLDLSQLARELGMAMAPLAHKRGVALALEAEAPVWLKGEPTLLNELLSNLVDNALAHTPAGGNVILRVVAPAVLEVEDDGPGIPEAERERVFERFYRRSAQGSGLGLAIVGEICRAHLAQVSLHDGEKGGLRVRVSFIAD; translated from the coding sequence ATGCGTGACAACGGCAGCCTGCGCGGGCGACTGCTGGGCAACCTGGCCTTGCTGCTGGTGGTGCTGATGCTGGCCAGTGGCCTGAGTGCCTACTGGAATGGCCGCGAAGCCGCCGACACGGCCTACGACCGCACCCTGCTGGCCTCGGCGCGAACCATCGCCGCCGGTCTTTCGCAGCGTGACGGCTCGCTGAGCGCGGATGTGCCCTACGTGGCGCTGGACACCTTCGCCTACGACAGTGCCGGGCGTATCTACTACCAGGTGCTGGACATCAAGCAGCGGCTGATTTCCGGTTACGAGAACCTGCCACCGCCGCCACCCGGCACGCCACGTACTGATGACTACCCGGCACTGGCGCGGTTCTACAACGCCACCTACCTGGGCCAGGACGTGCGCGTGGTCAGCCTGCTGAAGGCAGTGAGCGAGCCGAACATGAACGGCATGGCAGAAATCCGTGTGGCCGAGACCGAGGAGGCGCGGGTGCGCATGGCCCGTGGGTTGATGGCCGACACCCTGCTGCGCCTTGGCATGCTGGCGCTGGGAGCGCTGGTAATGGTGTGGTTTGCCGTGAGCGCGGCGTTGCGGCCGCTGGAGCGTCTGCGCACGGCGGTAGAGGAGCGCCAACCGGATGATCTGCGGGCGCTGCCGGTGGTGCAGGTGCAGCGTGAGCTCAGCCCGCTGGTGCGGGCCTTGAACCACTTTACCGAGCGTTTGCGCGGCCAGTTCGAGCGCCAGGCACAGTTCATTGCCGATGCCGCCCATGAACTGCGTACGCCACTGGCGGCCTTGAAGGCTCGGGTCGAGCTGGGGTTGCGCTCTTCCGAGCCGCAGGAGTGGCGGCAGACCTTGGAATCTGCGGCCCAGGGCACCGACAAGCTGACCCATCTGGCCAACCAGTTGTTGTCGCTGGCGCGGGTTGAAAACGGTGCACGGGCGATTGCCGAAGGCGGTGCGCAGCGCCTGGACCTGAGTCAGCTGGCCCGTGAGCTGGGCATGGCCATGGCGCCTTTGGCGCACAAGCGCGGGGTGGCGCTGGCCCTGGAGGCCGAGGCCCCCGTATGGCTCAAGGGTGAACCGACGCTGCTCAACGAACTGTTGAGCAACCTGGTGGACAACGCCCTGGCGCATACGCCAGCGGGGGGCAATGTGATCTTGCGGGTAGTGGCGCCGGCTGTGCTGGAGGTGGAGGATGACGGCCCGGGCATTCCCGAGGCTGAACGCGAGCGGGTGTTCGAGCGGTTCTACCGGCGCAGTGCGCAGGGTAGCGGCCTTGGCCTGGCGATTGTCGGCGAGATCTGCCGGGCGCACCTGGCACAGGTGAGCCTGCATGATGGCGAGAAGGGCGGGTTGCGGGTGCGAGTGAGTTTCATAGCCGATTGA
- a CDS encoding HDOD domain-containing protein, with the protein MNKLAEMVQAQLLDAIEKDDLVLPTLPEVALSIREAAEDSEISVAALSKVIGRDAALSARLIKVVNSPLLRAAVEVTDLHTAITRLGINYSCNLAIGLVIEQIFHARSPAVEQKLRDIWTNSLEVAGISYEICRRYTQLKPEQATLGGLVNQIGALPVLIYAEEHNELLSDPVCLHYVIEQIQPVLGDKILKAWEFPEQLINLPSQVQDLDRQTDKVDYIDIVQIARCISQRGRHRPLAALPAYRHLGLPFGTELEVDELLEARSMLR; encoded by the coding sequence ATGAACAAGCTGGCCGAGATGGTTCAAGCACAGTTGCTCGATGCCATCGAAAAGGATGATCTGGTCTTGCCGACCCTGCCCGAGGTTGCCTTGAGCATCCGTGAGGCGGCGGAAGACAGCGAGATCAGCGTAGCGGCCCTGAGCAAGGTGATCGGTCGCGACGCGGCCCTTTCAGCGCGCCTGATCAAGGTGGTCAACAGCCCGCTGCTGCGCGCGGCGGTTGAGGTCACCGACCTGCATACCGCCATCACGCGACTGGGTATCAACTACAGCTGCAATTTGGCCATCGGCCTGGTGATCGAGCAGATTTTCCATGCCCGCTCACCGGCGGTTGAACAGAAGCTTCGCGATATATGGACCAACAGCCTGGAAGTGGCGGGCATCAGCTACGAAATCTGCCGTCGCTATACACAGCTCAAGCCTGAACAGGCCACTTTGGGCGGCTTGGTCAACCAGATCGGCGCGTTGCCGGTGCTGATCTATGCCGAAGAGCACAACGAGCTGTTGTCGGACCCGGTTTGCCTGCATTACGTGATCGAGCAGATCCAGCCGGTGCTGGGGGACAAGATCCTCAAGGCCTGGGAGTTTCCGGAGCAGTTGATCAACTTGCCGAGCCAGGTTCAGGACCTGGACCGGCAGACCGACAAGGTCGACTACATCGACATCGTGCAAATCGCCCGCTGCATCAGCCAGCGTGGCCGCCATCGGCCGTTGGCGGCACTGCCGGCGTACCGCCATCTTGGGCTGCCGTTCGGTACAGAGCTGGAAGTGGATGAACTGCTCGAGGCGCGAAGCATGTTGCGCTGA
- the ygfZ gene encoding CAF17-like 4Fe-4S cluster assembly/insertion protein YgfZ: MADSAFFCPLSHEGILAVRGSDAGKFLQGQLTCNINYLSQEHASLGARCMVKGRMQSSFRILPEGNGYLLAMASELLEAQLADLKKYAVFSKATLTDESAAWARFGLQGGDAALLALGLDVPEGAGSTVRHEGLIAIAVSEGRFELWVPAENADTVRQALAGALPEGSLNDWLLGQVRAGIGQVMGPTRELFIPQMINLQAVDGVSFKKGCYTGQEIVARMQYLGKLKRRQYRLALDQQAIPAPGAEIFSPTHGSSVGEVVIAASNGAGCELLAVLGADAVADDNLHLGSLEGPRLQVLTLPYELDRDREIQR, encoded by the coding sequence ATGGCCGATTCCGCTTTCTTCTGCCCCCTGTCCCACGAGGGCATCCTCGCCGTCCGCGGCTCCGATGCAGGCAAGTTCCTGCAAGGCCAGCTGACCTGCAACATCAACTACCTCAGCCAGGAACACGCCAGCCTGGGCGCCCGCTGCATGGTCAAGGGGCGCATGCAATCGAGCTTCCGCATCTTGCCCGAAGGCAACGGCTACCTGCTGGCCATGGCCAGCGAACTGCTTGAGGCGCAACTGGCCGACCTGAAGAAATACGCTGTATTTTCCAAGGCAACGCTGACCGATGAAAGCGCCGCCTGGGCACGCTTTGGTCTGCAAGGCGGTGACGCTGCGCTGCTGGCACTGGGGCTCGACGTGCCCGAAGGCGCCGGCAGTACCGTGCGCCATGAAGGCCTGATCGCCATTGCCGTGTCCGAGGGCCGTTTCGAGCTGTGGGTACCGGCGGAAAACGCCGACACGGTACGCCAGGCCCTCGCCGGCGCCCTGCCTGAAGGCAGCCTGAACGACTGGTTGCTTGGGCAGGTGCGTGCCGGTATCGGCCAGGTCATGGGGCCGACCCGTGAGCTGTTCATCCCGCAGATGATCAACCTGCAGGCCGTCGACGGCGTCAGCTTCAAGAAAGGTTGCTACACCGGCCAGGAAATCGTTGCCCGCATGCAGTACCTGGGCAAGCTCAAACGCCGCCAGTACCGCTTGGCACTGGACCAGCAGGCGATTCCGGCCCCAGGTGCCGAGATCTTCTCGCCCACCCATGGTTCGTCGGTCGGTGAAGTGGTCATTGCTGCCAGCAACGGCGCCGGCTGTGAACTGCTCGCGGTGCTCGGCGCCGACGCGGTGGCAGACGACAACCTGCACCTGGGCAGCCTCGAAGGCCCGCGCCTGCAGGTGCTGACCCTGCCCTACGAACTGGACCGCGACCGGGAAATCCAGCGCTGA
- a CDS encoding FAD assembly factor SdhE, which yields MVEQTELNRLFWHSRRGMLELDVLLVPFTQEVYSTLNETDRELYVRLLSCEDQDMFGWFMERTESEDPELQRMVRIILDRVQPK from the coding sequence ATGGTCGAACAAACTGAACTCAACCGGCTTTTCTGGCATAGCCGCCGCGGCATGCTGGAACTGGACGTACTGCTGGTGCCTTTCACCCAGGAAGTCTACTCCACCCTCAACGAGACCGACCGCGAACTGTACGTGCGTCTGTTGAGCTGCGAGGACCAGGACATGTTCGGCTGGTTCATGGAGCGCACCGAGTCCGAAGACCCGGAGCTGCAACGCATGGTCCGCATCATCCTGGACCGTGTCCAGCCCAAGTGA
- a CDS encoding protein YgfX — MSSPSECFECRWQGSRLLLAAYLGCQVLAWLAVWASPLPDWLCFSVVAACITHAGWAIPRRILLTHEHAVVGLRRDVRGWQVFCRARGWQPVRLCRDSVALPRLVVLRFERAGQWVGQSQCIPQDALGADEHRRLRVRLKFSRRRWAAVSRA, encoded by the coding sequence GTGTCCAGCCCAAGTGAGTGTTTCGAGTGCCGCTGGCAAGGCTCGCGCCTGCTGCTAGCGGCCTACCTGGGTTGCCAGGTGCTGGCGTGGCTTGCCGTGTGGGCGAGCCCGTTGCCTGATTGGCTTTGCTTTTCTGTTGTCGCCGCCTGTATCACCCACGCTGGCTGGGCCATTCCCCGACGAATCCTGTTGACCCATGAGCATGCCGTTGTCGGCCTGCGCCGTGATGTGCGCGGCTGGCAGGTGTTCTGCCGTGCCCGTGGCTGGCAACCGGTGCGGTTGTGCCGGGACAGCGTGGCGTTGCCGCGGCTGGTGGTGTTGCGTTTTGAGCGAGCGGGGCAATGGGTGGGGCAGAGCCAGTGCATACCCCAGGATGCATTGGGGGCGGATGAGCATCGGCGCTTGCGGGTGCGGTTGAAGTTCAGCCGGCGGCGCTGGGCTGCGGTGAGCCGGGCATAG
- the nadB gene encoding L-aspartate oxidase, with protein MSQQFQHDVLVIGSGAAGLSLALNLPSHLRVAVLSKGDLANGSTFWAQGGVAAVLDNTDTVQSHVEDTLNAGGGLCHEDAVRFTVEHSREAIQWLIEQGVPFTRDEHSSVDDGGFEFHLTREGGHSHRRIIHAADATGAAIFTTLLEQARRRPNIQLLEQRVAVDLITERRLGLPGERCLGAYVLDRNTGEVDTFGARFTVLATGGAAKVYLYTSNPDGACGDGIAMAWRAGCRVANLEFNQFHPTCLYHPQAKSFLITEALRGEGALLRLPNGERFMPRFDPREELAPRDIVARAIDHEMKRLGVDCVYLDITHKPADFVMGHFPTVYERCLAFGIDITRQPIPVVPAAHYTCGGVMVDDRGHTDVPGLYAIGETSFTGLHGANRMASNSLLECFVYGRAAAADIEAHLAHVSMPTALPGWDASQVTDSDEDVIIAHNWDELRRFMWDYVGIVRTSKRLQRAQHRIRLLLDEIDEFYSNYKVSRDLIELRNLAQVAELMILSAMQRKESRGLHYTLDYPGMLDEAKDTILSPL; from the coding sequence ATGAGCCAACAATTCCAACATGATGTCCTGGTGATCGGCAGCGGTGCCGCCGGTCTCAGCCTGGCACTGAACCTTCCCAGCCACCTGCGCGTTGCCGTGCTCAGCAAGGGCGACCTGGCCAACGGCTCGACCTTCTGGGCCCAAGGTGGCGTCGCGGCGGTGCTGGACAATACCGATACCGTGCAGTCGCATGTCGAGGACACCCTCAATGCCGGCGGCGGCCTGTGCCATGAAGATGCAGTGCGGTTTACCGTCGAACACAGCCGCGAAGCCATTCAGTGGCTGATCGAGCAAGGGGTGCCCTTTACCCGCGACGAGCACTCCAGCGTTGACGATGGCGGCTTTGAATTCCACCTCACCCGTGAGGGCGGCCATAGCCACCGACGCATCATCCACGCCGCCGACGCCACCGGCGCAGCCATATTCACCACGCTGCTGGAACAGGCGCGCCGGCGCCCGAACATCCAGCTGCTGGAGCAACGCGTGGCGGTCGACCTGATCACCGAACGCCGCCTGGGCCTGCCGGGCGAGCGTTGCCTGGGCGCCTACGTGCTCGACCGCAACACCGGTGAGGTGGACACCTTCGGCGCGCGCTTCACCGTGCTGGCCACCGGCGGTGCAGCCAAGGTCTACCTCTACACCAGCAACCCCGATGGCGCCTGCGGTGACGGCATCGCCATGGCCTGGCGGGCGGGCTGCCGGGTGGCGAACCTGGAATTCAACCAGTTCCATCCGACCTGCCTCTACCACCCGCAGGCCAAGAGCTTCCTGATCACCGAAGCACTGCGCGGTGAAGGTGCGCTGCTGCGCCTGCCCAATGGCGAGCGCTTCATGCCACGCTTCGACCCGCGCGAAGAGCTGGCCCCGCGCGACATCGTGGCCCGCGCCATCGACCACGAGATGAAGCGCCTGGGCGTGGACTGCGTGTACCTGGACATCACCCACAAGCCGGCCGATTTCGTCATGGGCCACTTCCCCACCGTGTACGAGCGCTGCCTGGCCTTTGGCATCGACATCACCCGCCAGCCGATCCCGGTCGTACCGGCGGCGCACTACACCTGTGGCGGGGTGATGGTCGATGATCGCGGCCACACCGATGTGCCAGGCTTGTACGCCATCGGCGAAACCAGCTTCACCGGCCTGCACGGTGCCAACCGCATGGCCAGCAACTCGCTGCTGGAATGCTTTGTCTATGGCCGTGCCGCCGCTGCCGACATCGAGGCGCATCTGGCACACGTGTCCATGCCCACGGCGCTGCCGGGGTGGGATGCCAGCCAGGTCACCGACTCGGACGAGGACGTGATCATCGCGCACAACTGGGACGAGCTGCGGCGCTTCATGTGGGACTACGTGGGTATCGTGCGTACCAGCAAGCGCCTGCAGCGCGCCCAGCACCGCATTCGCCTGCTGCTGGACGAAATCGACGAGTTCTACAGCAACTACAAGGTCAGCCGCGACCTGATCGAACTGCGCAACCTGGCGCAGGTGGCCGAACTGATGATCCTGTCAGCCATGCAGCGCAAGGAAAGCCGCGGGCTGCACTACACCCTGGATTACCCAGGGATGCTGGACGAGGCCAAGGACACCATCCTCAGTCCGCTCTGA